One Triticum dicoccoides isolate Atlit2015 ecotype Zavitan chromosome 3B, WEW_v2.0, whole genome shotgun sequence genomic window, TTGCAAAGGATAGGAATTTCGTAAGAAAAATTCCTTTGAAgtcctttggtttataggaatggatTCGTATTCCTACCTAGGATAagaatcaatccttcacattttaaagggaaaaaaacattagcctagactcaatgaaaaaaatccTATTCTAtacatcaaatgacatctctttctttataggatttgagatgcatgccatctcacttcctatgatttttctatttctatattattcctatcctatgaaccaaaggaggcctatacTCCATGCAAGTCCGTAGTTTCTACAGTACAACAATTCCTGGTTACATATTCAGGTCTTGAAGAAACTGATGCCAGGAGGTTGATGAGTCTACTTCTCTTTTGCCACAATAATGCAGCCCATCTTGGTGGTGCTTCCTGGTGATGTTGAGACGCACCATTTATCTCGTGCGTCTTTTAAACCATAAATGGTTGTTAAGCACAATGCCACTTTTATCCCGAGAGCTACTCTACACGGACGCTGCTCCCGCCTTTTTATCCCGTGCAATGGAAGCCAAGGGAACACGAATAGTGCGCTAGAAATGCGACGCGGAAAACCAAACACGTGTGTGTCGTCACCAAACTCTCAGCTGCCCATCCATGGAATctcagagggtgcttggatacaagggactatttttagtctgactaaaaatagtctcttttagaggctaaagttccaagcacccctgactaaagagagactaagactagtcttgaggctaaaatcttttagtcatgagaaacctactaaaatatgtattagctctctctctcctcatttaatttctCTCCTTAGTTCtgaattggagggtttggaggataataaatgctcaataactagattttagtctctttagtacttggatccaagcatgagtgagactagcaagttttaatccactacttttagtcatgggactaaaacgtatccaagcatgctctCATTTTACACATTTCCGCCGAGACGTCAAATTATGTGGTGCTCCAGCACCAAAGACTGACGCAACAGGATGAATTTGTGGAGGAGTAAATCCTAAGGATAAAAACCACGTGTCTCTTCGACAGGTGAAGGGAAGAGAAGGAGTGTCCCTTCAACCAAGGAAGAGCCTTCAGTGGAACTCACTCTCTACAGCTCGATCCACCAGAttttttccaagttcaaacctcgtGCAAATTTTACTTGGCGTCTCCATCGCTCCAAATGCACTGTTGCAGAATAGCCTGGATCGCGGGGCATCAGTGTTTGTTTATAACTAGCCGATCGATTATAGAGGTTCCGAAGCATATGCCGGTATAATTTTCCGGCACGTTTGATAAGAGTCATTTGGAGCCACAAGCTCCTCAAAGCGATGCAGTATCACCTCCTACAGTCTGTACAATAGTACTATAGTACAGTAGGAGTAGGTTTTAGCAGGGCCACCGACGAGTCAGCTCCCAATCCCAATTAGAAGAGCAACCCAGCGGCAGCGCGCCGCGTGTCCCGGCTGCGCTCCGTTCAAAAAGAGATCGACATGGTGTCAGCCTCGCAAACCAACTCCCCAAAAAGGATAATAATAATCATATAGGAGTAATAAACCGACCAGCGAACAAACTAAGGAGATGGAGATAAGATCGGATCGGGGCGGCACCAGCGGCAGAATCCGCCAAAGCGAAGGCATGTGGGTGGGAGTGTCCAACAAACTTCAATACTACTCCGTTTTTATTTCTGAAAAGAAAATGATAAGCCGTGCTCATGGGGTCCAAGTCATCGGTGTCCAAGCGAACCTAACTTGCGCAATGTAAACACGCCGGAAACGAACGGTGATGTCACTGGCGCAAATTGCGTTCGGTTTCGAAGTATTAGTCAAAGCGCACTACCACGACGCCCAGCGTTATCCCCGTCGTCTCTATATATACCCGCCCTCCTGCCAGATTGTAAAGGTCGTGAAACACAGCCAGCAACAGCAAGAACAAGAGCAGGAATATATCCATCCATATACAGCAGCAAGCATACCTTCCTCGCCTTTCTCCTTGAGGTTCATCGCAGAAACAAGAAACTCGCAGCCATGGGCAGATCTGCTGTTTCTCAGGCCCTTCCGGTGCACCAGGAAGACGAGGACCTGTTCGAgaactcctcctccttctcctgcgACTCCGACGACGAGGCCCAGTTCTCAGACGGCGAGGACCAGTTTGTGCTGGCTTCCCCGCCGGTGCGGAGACTCAACTCTGACAGCGTCTACGATCTGTCGTCCATGAAGGCCGAACTCTCCGCCAAGTAAGTCTCTGATGAACTCGATGCCTCCCTTCATAAGTTCATCATACCGTCATACGGAGTACGTATGTGCAGCAACAAAAGGGAAGTTTTCCCTGACCATGTTCCTCTTCTCTCTGTGCAGGAAAGGGTTGTCGAAATACTACGACGGAAAGTCCCAGTCGTTCGCGTGCATGTCCGAGGTGAGATGCCTGGAGGACCTGCCCAAGAAGAGCCCCTACAAGAAGATCAAGTCGTGCAGGAGCAACATCGATCTGGATGGGAACCAGAAAGCCTACCCCTTACCTGGTTCTAACAACAGCAAAGGAATCGCCAAGCAGAACTCTGCGAGCTCCTGCGCGAATCTGATGATGGCGCGGACCAGCAGCGCCAACATGCTCTACAGGCCTCCCGCGATCCCTGTCAACAAGAGCGCGTGCCATCAGTAGGGCTCGCGGCTGCAAATGTCTGTCCATGGCTGGCCTCGCGCCTCTTCGTTGTTCCTTGTTGAGGATTTTTCTTGGCGGGCGTATTAGCCTGTCAAATGTAAAGAGGCTTTTGCTTCTCTCATGTTCTTCAGGAAGACATTGATTGATTCAGTCTGTAAATACAGAGACCGGTTGTATACCAAACATTTCTATTGATGCGTGCCCCTCCACCGCACGGCCCtaaatctatacccattttgtctaGATTTTATCCGTATGAGATAGAAATAAGGAAAACAAACGCCGGACAAACTCGCTGCACCCAACGCTGCTATCCCATTTCACCAGCTGTCCGTCCTCGTCATTTCTTCAAATACGTAGCCGGCATATGCGGCCGCTCCTGCTCATGCACGCCCCCGCTCCAGTCGCGACCGCATGCCCGCCGTCGCGCTCGACGCCTCGCCGTGCTTGTGCCCTCGCTCCCGCCGCGCCCGCGCGCACGCCTCTCCCGCCTCGAGTGGCTCCCTACCACGACTGCCATCGTGCGGCTGAGcaggccgccgccgcacgccgctcccctgcctccccgCCGCCTGC contains:
- the LOC119276858 gene encoding uncharacterized protein LOC119276858; protein product: MGRSAVSQALPVHQEDEDLFENSSSFSCDSDDEAQFSDGEDQFVLASPPVRRLNSDSVYDLSSMKAELSAKKGLSKYYDGKSQSFACMSEVRCLEDLPKKSPYKKIKSCRSNIDLDGNQKAYPLPGSNNSKGIAKQNSASSCANLMMARTSSANMLYRPPAIPVNKSACHQ